The Capsicum annuum cultivar UCD-10X-F1 chromosome 3, UCD10Xv1.1, whole genome shotgun sequence genomic sequence AGTTTAGGAAAGCAGGAGAGGATACGCAAAGAGCTCAGAAGCCTACGAAAGCAAGCATAGTAGGTCTAAAGTTCCTTCAGAAAATAAAGGAAGATCCCAATAAGAAATAGGGATGAGGTGAGTAGCCATATGAAGAGCCAAAACTGGCGTAGCAGTTTTGTAAAGTTCCTAAGCAAAATAGGGGAAGATCCCAATGAGCAAATAAGACAGTGGGTGACTATATAAGAGGCACATAAAATGGAGAATAACTGCAGTACCCACCGTGGGGCCAGAAAAGCTGACATCAATAAAAACATAGCTGTAGTGGTACCTCTCTGAGTCACAAGTATCTTTGCCTTCAGTGTCATTTTCGCTGCTGATCTTCATCGAATTTATATTTGGCTTCCCGTCCTTGCTCTCTGGAACAGCTTTTTTAGTTTTTCTGCATCAAATAAGATtataattattacaataattatAAGGCGTCTTGCAGAAAGTAGTAATTGTACTAACTGAAAGCAATACTGCAGTATATTTTATGATGCCTCCTTACCCAACACTGCAAAAATCTACAGTCTGCACAAGATTGTAATTCGATGACAAAGACAGTTCCTATAACCCAAAGTTAACAAATGAAAGTACCACCTTCCTGTCCTAAAGAACTAGAAACTTTTTTGATCAAGTAAAGATTTCATTGAGACCAACAAAGCCAACTTGGCTGTATACAAGAGATCAGAATCTCTTCCCACTTGTATTGTTTCTAACTCCCCCACTTCATTCATAATCTCCCTCATTTTCACCTCTACCCGGTCAAACACTTCTTTATTACACACCCTTATGTCTTTCTTAAGCATCGTTCCCCTCTACGGTATAGCTACCCCACCACCGGGCTACACTATCTCCAAAGTCTGTCGCTCGCAGTCACGTGTTCTCGAATCTGAAAAGTGATCTCATCATTCTACCCCTACCACCATCTAAAAGAACTAGAAAATTGTTGGAGCATGACCAAGAAGCCAAATTTGACCAACAAAAATAGCTCTTTACTGCCCTGAAGAACTAGAAGAATGTGGAGACCATGTTTAAACTTTATAAGTGAATGAATAGAACTCAAATAAGTAATTTTGATGCATTGAGCGGTTGACAGAAAATAGGGTCGGTTGGCTAAATATGCCACTCTCGCCTGCGTGGTGAGTGATGTATGGCTATCAAGACATATGGAGGTTGACAGAATAAAAAGAGCTGGTGATTGGTGAAGATCTTGATTTGAATGACACTCTGGACCTGAACACTGACACGTAGTCGTAGAGAAACTGTTGACAGGACTCTGACTATAAATTACACAGTAAACACTTCCCTCGTATATTAATCTGGCCGTTCAGAAACCGGTGCTCCAACAACCAATGCAATGCACCTCCTACTTGGTTTTTGCACCTTTACGGGTTGTAAATGACCTGACCAGGCAATCAGCATATATTTGTGCAACTTTGGTTGTACTAAGCAAATTGGGATATTTCTATCAATTATCGGTGAGGCTTGACACACTCTTCACTTAATAACTAAGGAATGTGTCATCTTTTATAAGCTAAATATGCATTAACATAATCAGAACACCACAATCTATAGCAGGAAGAAAGAGAGACAATGCCCATGACGAACTATTCATTGATTCTCAGAGAACAAATAATATGTTCAAAGTCATGTAAAGATTATGTAAAATAGAGGAAAAGCAGACAAAATAAAGCATACACCAATAGTGAAGTCAGCAATTCGTCATCAGAGGCATCTTTTGATGGCATCTTCCTTATTTTCTTGTTCTCTCTTCCTTCAGAAGAGCTTCCTTTCCCCTGATGTTTGCTCCTGAAACTCCATAAAACAATGAAGCCCTTATTATACATTTGGTGGGAGCTTAGTAATTAATGTGTTCAAACATTTCTCCTAGCATAATGGATGTTAATGTCTCAGGTTGCTATGAGTATAGTGTGACACCATCAGAACCAAATTCAGGATGAGAATGAAGCACGAGATCAGTATCATTAGAATATCTTCTTCCACTATTTCTATAAACTTTTTTTGGAtcaggaaaaatagagtacaagCAATAGCATCTGCAACGTGAACTGTATGGATCTACTTAGCATATTCCGGATATATTAGTAGATTAAATCAACAAGAAATAGAGGATATCAGTTTCCACCAAAACTTTAGTTGGAAGTTGGACGCAAATCCGAGAGTTTTAGGACAATCACTTCATTGTGCTGACACCGACTACAAAGGAATTACCATGACTGTGGTTTTCAATAAGGATTTTAGAGGCAATACGCAGACAAAGACAACAGCAGAAACTAGTTTTTGAACATGTAAAAAAGGCATGAAGCTAGAATACATGCTAAAAAAGGAGAGGAGGTATATTAGAACAGCAGCTCCTAGCAGCCGGTAGCAGATTTCAGATTTCCTACTGTGCTATGGAAGACTAGTAGTGGAGAAAAATCATAAGTAGAAATCAAGAGGAAACTGGAAAGGATAGGGTCGCCCATCAGATAAGACAGTGCACTGGAGGAAATTACTCTGGGAGCAAGGAAGAGCAATCCACTTCTCAAGATAATCAAAAAATTTAAGCTTTGTGAGCATTAAAGAACTTAATTGTACCTTCTCATCGATAACAAAGtttcatcatcagagttgtctGAACCTTCTGTAGTAGCATCACTTGCTTCATCCATCAAATGCAAGTTGGTCTCTAAGCTTCTCTTTTTAGGGACATACAGGCCAAGTTGCTTAAGTTTTCGTGAAATCTTCGCTGCAGATAAAGTGCCCTCAGAATCAAGTGCAGTGGCAATCATGTGGCTGCACCTCTTGTGATCTTTAAACCTTTCATATTAAAACCATATCATATTATTAGTCCAGACATAAGGAACGGATTTATGAAAGCCAATGTTCACAAAAGAAATCACTCCTtatttatgtttagaagaaatgTAAATGGAAAATCTCGAGTAAATAATGGGCTATGGAACTCACTGCTCGAACAAATCTTTGATCTTCTGCTCCTGCTCCTGACTAAATGCCTGCACTCTCTTTCTAGTGTGCCTGAGAATGACCAGCAAGAATATTTAAAATCGAGTTCGTGAAACATATAACTAAACTGCTTAGACACACTTACAGATGCCTTCTCTGTGAAGTACCCTCTTCGAGTATATCTGAATTTTGAAGTCTGATCTCACTTTCTAGAACCTGTTTTTTATTCTCAGGTTTGTTGAATGTCTTTCTCTTCCGTGGGATTTTGTATCCCAACTGTTTAAGTGCCCGGGTAACTTGGAGAGATGAAATCTTTCCATCTGGATCAAGGGCTTCCGCGATGAGATCACAACAATTTTGACTATCTTTATACCTGGCAATTGGACAAGAATAATTTCATATGCTGCGGAACAAAGACTGGAAGCAACACAGAAAAGTCATCTAATGAAACATGGAAATGGCAGTTCCCAGTTTTCACAGTCTGAGTTAAACATTTTGGTTGCCGTCAGATCCATTACCATGAAACATGCCGTCAATATTAATATAGAAATGTGTTCAGTCTGTTATTAGTTCCTTAGCACGTCTCAGTAAGAAACtggtagttttgatgattgacgaaCCACGACAGAAGAAACATGTCCTTAGCAGGTCGTTTGGAGGAACTGGTTATGCTGACAACTGGGTTGCAGAAGTTCTAACCACACAGTGAAAGAACCAGGTCCTTCACAGATGACTGTTGATCAGAGGCTGCGAAGCAGATTCCAAGGGCAAGAAGGATTCTTTGAGGAATAAGATGCTACAATCGGTTTGATTGTAGAGGCGAAAGGTACTAGAGTTTAGTCCCTTTGATCATAGAATTGTCGTGAAGTTGTTGGAGATAAATCCTACAGAAGTAGATCGTGTTTTTGTGCTCCCTTGAGAAAGGAGTTTTACAAGATAATATTTCTTGTGTTCTTATATTCCGGAATTTACATCTTGCTTAGTGTCTGAAGGTCAGCACAGTAGGTGGTAGCAAAAATAACACCAAGGAAAGATAAGGATAAGTTGGAGATAGCAATACTGATTCTAAAAGATCAATGTTTTTGCAACATCGGAGGCATATTGGGAGCACAAAACAATATCACGAACAGAAGACATTAATAGAATAGTCAAgaagaaagtaagaaaaggatcatcatttgtaaaaCAATATGAGCAGATAGTGGAATACAATGATTTACGAATTTAGATCTTTTCTTGAACTTATATTTACAGCTAATGACGTGTGCCACCCTTCAAACATGAATTATTACTCCATAGTTCCCAATTCTCGGGCCAAAATTTAACATATCACAAACAGTTTGGAAAGAGATTCAACCACTTATGGGGCAATGCAAACATGGGAGCTAATCAGGTACACTCGAGGTATGTGCACACTTCTACTTTATCATTGGTAGGATTAAGAGGAGGGTTTCAAACATACAAATAATGAAACTATATATATGTACCTCTCAAAGAGAGGCTCGAGCTTCTGTCGTGACTCATCATTAAGAGCTTGTAGTTTTCGTCTTTTAGGTTCCCTCTGAAATTCTTGTCCGGCTGACTGCTTCCATCTGCAATAACAGAACACAATAAAGATGACTAAACTGAGAAATCAAGAAGAGCAGAGAAGCATGATTGAATATCATACTTTTCCGAATGTTGTTTCTCATTCATCGCGTCATTTGAAATTGATGTTGGGCTCCCTGCTCCCTCTCCCAAACTTAAGTTACTCCTATTTGTGGCCTCTGCCTCGTTTCTGCAAAAAGcattgaacaaaaattaaaactcaatttgtTTAAGTTTATAAAGTCTGTCACAAAAATAAATTCACAATCGAAGTAATACATAATTCAACATATGACATTCTTGTTTTCTTTGATTCAAGTTAGCAAACAACAATAGCACCCTTGTAGTATTAGTGCAAACATCCATCCTACCTGACAGCCTCTGAAAAATTTAATGGAAAATCAGCTTCATCATCACCAAGGGCATCAGCTAGACTTCGGCGGGTCCATCCATTTGCTTCAGATGAGCCAATTTCACCAGTCATTTTAGCACCAGAACTATTTTTACCATCTTTCTTAAATCGAGATAGTTCCTTTAGCATGGAATCACACGTGAGATAATGACATTCTCTACGTGATTTCCAAAAGAGAACCTCTATGAAAAGTAGGGGATTACTCTTCATTTTGCGCAGCATCCTCCTAACTAAGTTTGTCAAAAAGAAGACAATGTTCTCATATTCTCTGCAAGGCCTTGACTTCTGCTCCTCCAGAATCTCATAGAATGTGGTGAGGAGAGAGAGCTGTATATCAAGCAGAAAAAGTTAAAATGAGATCTGTTTCTGAAGCTTCACATTAATCTAATGTCAAATAGAAAGTTTGATTTCTTTTTATCAATTAAAAGCATACAACTTCTCGATAAATTACCTGGTATAGCATGGGAGAAAGTTCGAGATCCTCACATATTTTCTGTAATAGGTTTATCACAGAATTATTTGTAATAATGGAGTTGCTTTTGTAGTACTTTAGCAACCAGCAAAGATTGTGAATGGTAGAGTTGTTTGCAAGAGTAGAGACCAGGGCAGATACTTTGAGATCATCTTCTGTAGTTAACACATTTTCATCACCAGAAGAATAATCTCCACCGTGATCATACTCGTCATTAACATCATCAGAAAGTTTTTGCTGTGTCTCTGGCACAGTGTTCGACTTAGCTTCTAGAGAAGCAGGTTGATTAACTTGGTCTTGCATTGTTATATCTTCTTCTCCCTTTCCAACTACATGAAGAATATTTGACTTTTCGCTTCCAGAGCCTGCAGCATTATTGTGAGTTGTAtcagtactctcaaccatttGATCTTCGTTTATCATGGTACATCCTGTGTGCTCATCAACCTTATTGGAGTCTATAGCATCTTCTAATCCGGTATTTCTAGACTCATGACTAGAGCCACCAACAGGTAGCCCAACGGAGGCTGAATCTCTAATCGTTTCATCACCATTTTCCTTCTTGTCATCTGTAACTACAGTTTTCGGTCGTTTCTTCCTCAATTTTTtcgaaatctaaaaaaaaaaaaaatcctttttagtCAATAGGTATCAGATGCTGGAGCAAAAAAAAATCACCAGAAACAAACTATATTTAGCATCTATGAAACTTAAGGCAAAAATGAGATATTGATCATGCTATGGCATACTGAGCCAAACATATGCACTTTCTCTGAGATGGCAAGAAAACAAACATGCTTCTTCATGTATATCATTCTGTATTTTTTTGGTTGGGTGGTGTGGGGATGAGgttcagaaacaatcattccttgcATGGGAGAATTCAAAATAGGGACACATGCTGTAGAAAGTTCTTAATTTCCTTTGCAGATacacttcttttttttgttttcctacCGTGTCCAATTCCCGAATTGGGATCCTGACTAATCCGGATTCCCACTGCGTAAGTCCCATTTAATGGGGAAGCGCTCATTTCCAAATCCGACTTGAGACACCCGATAACGAAATAGTAGGGGCAGTCCCTCATACATTAGAGTAACTAACTCAAATAGTATACTACAATGATGCTCACTATAGGAATATTACTTTATATTATGCTTAGCCCTCTTACATACATGAGactaaaaaagggcagcccggtgcactaaagctaccgctatgtgcggtgtctggggaagggccccaccacaagggtgcattgtacgcagtcttatcatgcatttctgccagaggctgtttccaaggcttgaacccgtgacctcctggtcacatggcagcaactttaccagttactccaaggctccccttcttaCATACATGAGACTACAACTTCAAAATGATTCATAGCAGACCAAGGTATCTGATTTGTCAAATACATCATTATTGTATACTCCTTCACATATATAGCGCaacctaatttttaatttttaccttCTTCAGAAAAAAAACTTACGGTGGAAGAGTTAGCCAGAGAAGTGCCACATAACAGCAAATGAAACTATCTTACCTCATCCCCGTTATATAATGTAGCTTCCactaaaaaagaattgaaaatgtGAGTAGGCAATAATCTAGAAGCCAAATGTCACAACTTTCTCGAACTCCGAATTTACCCCCCACTACCATACAAATATAAAAGGACGGCTTTGCTTTAGATATGGAACATGGGTCAAAAGTTGATGCTATCTTATTGTGGTTCACTTCTCCCATTATATTTTATTACAGAACCTAGATTCGGACAAAATGAGCATTCATACAATCTCGCCCCAATCCAAACATGGGGATTTTTCTCCATCTAGTTTCTTCACTTCATAGAAACATTAACTTAGCAAAGTATCTGCTGGAGAACATGAGCATTTGAAGTTTGACCACAAGTGATTGAATCATCCAAGATTACGAATAAAAGCCCGTAGAAATAAATACAGAAGTTATTgctaatcaaattaaaaaaatacaaaaagttaTCAGGGAATACCCTTAACAAACCACGTTCTTGAAGTTTCTCCATCAGCTTTATAACTATAGTGATAATTTCTACCAAATCAGCAAGGTAACTGGCAATAATAGATTTAGAATATTAGTAGGAGAAGATTATATATGTTTTAGGTTAGAAATACTTTTCTCCAAACACACAACAGTGGATTAACCTGATAAACTGAATGCAGTCGGAAAAAAAACAAGTTGCACATTTTTTCTTTAACAATTAGCACATTTTGAATCATGCTGACATGGTTCCATGATTAGTGCAGTGCAATTTAGAGCCAACATAACAAACTTAGCTCATAGACCCTTTGTTGAAACTTGAAACATGGTTTATAGTTTCTAAATAAAGTTTTCTGTAGCTAAGAAAACtaaagatttaagcttttctGACATGGATCAAGAAATTTACAGTTATGAACAAGAAAATATGTTCGAAGTTACAGTGTTGTGTGAACTGAGCCTAAAAAACAGCTCCACCAGAAGGTTGGAACTGAAAGCGAGTTTTTGAGCAGATTTCAGCATGCAGAATATGTTATCCATAGAGATGGCTTTACTATGGAAGTTGAATTACATTAATCCAAAGTAAGAGTGCAGTGTATAACACCTATTAAGATCTTCAACAGGAGACTTGGTATagttattgttaaaaaaaaatgtgAGCCAGAAAGGAGACCTTTTTGCTTGCTTATGGGTATCAAAGGATTTGATCTGGTTCAAGAGAAAATGGGTCATCCCTTCTTCAGTTTGATCATAGaataacttgtaaagaagaaTTCGAGCTGTTCGATGCTCCTTGGAATCTTCTGGAGACTGCTTAAGCACCAATTCCAGTATAAGAAGCTGCCAACCAATATCAGTATAGTCAGAAGGATCCCAAAGTTTAACTCAGTCATGATACCCAACATATTAGACCAATCCTTAAGCTGAAGCAAGCATCAAACAGCCTTTGGACTGGGAAATGCTGTGTGATACTAAAGGTGTAATAAATGTAATTTTACTTGGTTCTATGAATCCATCCCCTAGAATATGCATGTTGTACCTACCTAGCTATGCAGAGGCAAAGGCACATGCGTCTCGTTCCTTTGATCAATAAACTAAAACAAGACGAAAGACCCTCTCAAAAGGTACATGCATCTCATTCCTTTCATCAATGTTAAGTACTAAACTAAAAGAAGAGGAAAGACCGAAACTTTGAGAAAAGTGATCACCATAGTTTTCATAAGAGATCCTGCCACATAGAGAAACTTGCGGTCATTCATCTCCTTCAAGGTCTCGAACGAATAACGCCATCTCGAAAGAACCAACTGGAACATTGATATATTTAAGGACTCAGCAATAGGACCACATATACAGCCCCTGAACAGTGTGCTGCCAGCTCCGGAATCCATTGGTTCTTGGCCATCAACTTCATTGGGCTGATCAAGTAGAAGAATCAAGAGAAGATTGAGATATGGGATCACAAAGACAAAACAAGGTAAATGGAAACTACTCACTGAAATTAcaacaaaagagaaaagaacaTAATTATGCCACTAAGAATTTTCCAAGAGCCTGTATCATTTATTAGTACATCTTGGCACTTCTCTTTTTAGTGTCTCAACTCTAACAATCAGACACCAGAAATAAGTGGTTTAGATAAGATCCTCAATGTTCGTTCTAAGCATGACAATCTTACTTCTCCACATTCTAGATAGCTTCAGATTTGGACATAGATCAGCAATACCAGTATTATCTAGAATGATGATCATGATTCATGAAGCTTGTTACAAACGAAAGAGGAATCTATCTAAATGTTGTTTAATAATCAGTCAAACTCCCCAATGCAAAAGTTTGACAGCATAATGTTTTTACTAATTGGAACTTCACACTGATTAGGTGAAGCAATAAAAATCACTAACTAATCAAAATCTGATCATAACATAAATGGAATCGGGATCTACTTTATAAATGTCTAAATTCAATGTAAACGATACTTGATGGAGCTGCATATCCTGTGCCTAAATTAGCTATAAGAGATGGATATTCACCATCCAGTAACACAAATGTTTCCCTACTTGTTGACTTGTTGGAAGCTCTATGCAACAGCTGTATTAACAGTCAGGCATGACTGGAGATTATAGAAAGCAGATCAAATGATTCAAAGGATAAGTATTCCTGATAGAAAATCACCCCCTTAATAATTTCTACTCCATCCGTCCTGTTTTAGTTGTCCACTTTCCCTTTTACATGTGtattaagaaatcaaaaataagaaagtagTTTTACTAATTCGTTACTTAAGAAACTTTTTTGGAACTTTACAAAAGTGTTCACACTTTCAAAAAGAATTTATTGCAACGGAAATATAGGAAAAATTTGATTAATTCTCTATTGTTTTAGTAAGGTGGGAAACTAATATGGAACAAATATTTTAGTAAGGTGGACAACTAATATGGGATGGAGCATTAGTTTCTAGCAACTGCAGTTACTAATAAAGAAAGGGTAAAAGGAACTGTACTGTGCATGTTTACAGATAATTCAGACACACAATCCACACAACACCATTTGCAAAAACTTTGCTTTACCTGATTCAAGAACTTGTTGTACTGAAAAGAAGTAACAAACTGAGCAACCTCAAAGAAGATAACAATATCGCTATTCTGAATAGCATGATGTTCTTTTTCAATGTCATCACGGACTGACTGCATCAGTACTGTAGAGAGTTgaataagaacaaaaaataagTAGTGACATAAGAAGCAAACCAAGTGAAAGCAGACGCATCATTTAACCACATATCCTACCGTTGTATCCCCCTCCTAGGAACTGGTTAATGAAATCATAAAGCAAATTTAGAATCTTATTCTTGGTTGCTGGTAATCTTCCTTGGTCCCACACGGTCCTTTTTGCTGGACCTCGATGCTTCGTGTGAGCTATTATCAGGGGATCATGTGAAACGGAACAAGGATTGCCCTTGATTAAAGTTTTAGAACCATCCTGTTAAACAAATAAGTTAACATTAGTAATAGTACAAACTATCATTTCTTTATACCATGATTATCAGTTCTAATTTACAaatctaatttcttttttcagGAGGATAAATTACCAGGGAAAACCGTGTAAAAGTTCCGTTGAACTGAGAAAAGCAACCCAGGTTTCGTTGTCTGATAGCCTTTCTCTTTTGATGTTCTTCTTCCATTATATCTCTGAGAGAGTTAATTGAAATATCACTATCTTCATCCGCCTGATGAACAAATCCATTGATGAATCAGAAACTAGGGAGGGGGTCCAACTGTCATGAAAAAGCTTCTTCACCATATAAACTAGTCTAACTCAGAAAGTATCACAAATGAATGCAGGAAAACATATTTGCTCAACTTGACAACGCCTTCCTCCAAAAACATCACAATGTTAAAGCACTTGCTAACAAAGGAAGAATTTCCTTACTCCACCGCTTATCTGTGGGATGCACGGTAACTTTCTAGTTCTCATGATTAAAGGAAAAGGCAGGCCAATGATCACAAAACTCACAAGGCAAAGCAATAATTCCTTCTTATGCTTCCTGAAAAGTTATTGAATCAGTCTCTTCACCTCACTCATGAACAGGGGTAATTCATTTTAAAACTTAAATAGGAGTGACAACACATTAGGAGATCTTTCATCTTCTATTGATACAAGAAATACACCTCAATCCCAAGCTAGTCAGACTCGGCTCCGCTATATCGGCTCCGCTATATGAATCTAACTAATAACTTCTTCCGTTTCATTTTATATGTCTTAAATTGATTCGACGTGaaattcaagaatataaataagattttttaatcttgtggtctgaATTAAAGGTGTGTATTAACCAAATATACATTTTGagtcttgtggtcttaaacatgtcatctTATTCCTATAATGACATATCATTAAGGGTAAAACAGGAATGTTGGAATTAAAAccttataaatatagataaaacGATCTTTTTGACAAGGACTAaaaaggagagtaacatataaaTTCAAAAAAGAGGCAGTACGTAACTCCATTTAGACCCATAACAATCCAATATTTGGATTCGCTAGCATAACAGGTTCTCCACATTTtctacttaaatacaaatatctAACAACACTAAATGACTCCCAGAAAGATTCAACTTAAATCAccaaaatttgtatcatttctTGAATCATTCTTTCATTGTACCCTAATTTGTGCGGAGTCTGCATAATTTCCTAGAGAGTGCAGGTCTTTAGAGACAATCCTTCTATGTGATTTAACCATCCTGTTTTAACATATTTTATCGCCGTGATATCACACATGCTAACCAGTGTGCCTAGAGGTTGACGTAGAACACGATGAGAGTATCTTAAGCAACCTTCTCTCGTTTTATCCACTCTGCTACTTGCACTTTCTGCCAAAACTGAATATTCCTGATCTAGTTTAAAATTGTATGATCACACATCTTGACAGTCGCATTCCCGCGACATTCACTTTGATAGGTATCCTCTTATATAACATTGTCAATCTTTTTTCTTGAAACAGGTAACTTTGTATATGTATATCTCAAGCAGTAATAGGCTGTACTCGGCCATATTTACAACTTGTGCTTCAAACCTCACTATCTGAACCTAAATTGAGTCTGGTACATTCAATTATTAGAATGTAACtgattacaccaaaaacataGCAGCAAAAGGCAACTAAGCTTGGCATTTTGCATAGCATTCTTTATACTATAGAAACATCAAGAATTCCTCTCCTTCCATATTGCCCACCATTTGCTAGCATGGACAATTCTTCATCTATCTCTGCTCTTGGACTGCACTCCTGCTTCTTCCCAGCTTTGAATTGCTTCTGTGATCTTGCCAGGCAATACCCAAGACAAACCCTTGAGATTTAAGAATAGTCTCCAAAGCTGGCTAGTAACTTTGCAATGGAGAAAAAGATGATACCATCTCTGCACTTTCCCCGCAAAAGAAACATCTAGAACATAATGTGATTCCTCTCCTCATTAGGTTGTCTTGGATCAGTACTGCTTCCTTAGCGAATAACCACACAAAGCAAGCCACTTTGTGTGGATCTTTGGTTTTCCAGATTCCCTTACATGGTCAATAGACTTGGAGATTGGTTGGCGTGCTTTAACCAGTTACACGTACTATTCACCTTGAATATACCCTTTTCGTTGCTCTTCCACCATAAAGTATcatgaccccccccccccccccccccccaatataGCATTGTCAATATAAGAACTGTTCTATAAGATTTGTCTTTTAACTCATTTCcattgttttgaattgatgatATAGTAATTGGTTGGACTTATCAGTCAAAAGTAGGAGACAATATACCTTGATACTCTAGATCATTATTTGATTCAAAGCATCACACAATCTCAATTAAAAAAGCAAATAATGTTTCAAGAACTAGATTTTTGATAAGTATCCTCCTGTAGCATAATGCTCCAACAGAACTTTCCCATTTCAACCATTCTACTTTGATTCTATATGTAACATCTTTATCTAACAAACCATCATCCTAATACTTCAATGAAATATTAAGATTcatgtagaaaatatttttaagtgaGAGCTCCATTTTATCTTCTGAGTACTAAATTGAAAA encodes the following:
- the LOC107863167 gene encoding protein timeless homolog isoform X2; the encoded protein is MEGLSTICAGLGTIEEDDDGNRIGYTPGKYCLDNLKDLLRFLRRDDPQTREVFKQVCKWNIVGKDLIPIIEYCQDDRNLLLNAVKVMVFLTMPIEPTSSDIPQQIELLWGIKSSVTFSEAVPVIMSLLESPLENLACEAFTEDDWKMVQLVLTLFRNVLAIQDISSQQKSGGSMIEFVFLRDRFLELLFQENVMEVILVLSQQVGGSCSYLRHDNLLLLETFYYIFMGQLPELIAKAPFKDPKADEDSDISINSLRDIMEEEHQKRKAIRQRNLGCFSQFNGTFTRFSLDGSKTLIKGNPCSVSHDPLIIAHTKHRGPAKRTVWDQGRLPATKNKILNLLYDFINQFLGGGYNVLMQSVRDDIEKEHHAIQNSDIVIFFEVAQFVTSFQYNKFLNQPNEVDGQEPMDSGAGSTLFRGCICGPIAESLNISMFQLVLSRWRYSFETLKEMNDRKFLYVAGSLMKTMLLILELVLKQSPEDSKEHRTARILLYKLFYDQTEEGMTHFLLNQIKSFDTHKQAKSYLADLVEIITIVIKLMEKLQERGLLRISKKLRKKRPKTVVTDDKKENGDETIRDSASVGLPVGGSSHESRNTGLEDAIDSNKVDEHTGCTMINEDQMVESTDTTHNNAAGSGSEKSNILHVVGKGEEDITMQDQVNQPASLEAKSNTVPETQQKLSDDVNDEYDHGGDYSSGDENVLTTEDDLKVSALVSTLANNSTIHNLCWLLKYYKSNSIITNNSVINLLQKICEDLELSPMLYQLSLLTTFYEILEEQKSRPCREYENIVFFLTNLVRRMLRKMKSNPLLFIEVLFWKSRRECHYLTCDSMLKELSRFKKDGKNSSGAKMTGEIGSSEANGWTRRSLADALGDDEADFPLNFSEAVRNEAEATNRSNLSLGEGAGSPTSISNDAMNEKQHSEKWKQSAGQEFQREPKRRKLQALNDESRQKLEPLFERYKDSQNCCDLIAEALDPDGKISSLQVTRALKQLGYKIPRKRKTFNKPENKKQVLESEIRLQNSDILEEGTSQRRHLHTRKRVQAFSQEQEQKIKDLFEQFKDHKRCSHMIATALDSEGTLSAAKISRKLKQLGLYVPKKRSLETNLHLMDEASDATTEGSDNSDDETLLSMRRSKHQGKGSSSEGRENKKIRKMPSKDASDDELLTSLLVKTKKAVPESKDGKPNINSMKISSENDTEGKDTCDSERGELDQAAAMEVAEFNNIASDVDSDVDAGILAADRSSEQDVPPGDQQLQEKFHSELSDFEDDDASLEAPITTVSRRRLRMVIDVEEDE
- the LOC107863167 gene encoding protein timeless homolog isoform X1, with translation MEGLSTICAGLGTIEEDDDGNRIGYTPGKYCLDNLKDLLRFLRRDDPQTREVFKQVCKWNIVGKDLIPIIEYCQDDRNLLLNAVKVMVFLTMPIEPTSSDIPQQIELLWGIKSSVTFSEAVPVIMSLLESPLENLACEAFTEDDWKMVQLVLTLFRNVLAIQDISSQQKSGGSMIEFVFLRDRFLELLFQENVMEVILVLSQQVGGSCSYLRHDNLLLLETFYYIFMGQLPELIAKAPFKDPKADEDSDISINSLRDIMEEEHQKRKAIRQRNLGCFSQFNGTFTRFSLDGSKTLIKGNPCSVSHDPLIIAHTKHRGPAKRTVWDQGRLPATKNKILNLLYDFINQFLGGGYNVLMQSVRDDIEKEHHAIQNSDIVIFFEVAQFVTSFQYNKFLNQPNEVDGQEPMDSGAGSTLFRGCICGPIAESLNISMFQLVLSRWRYSFETLKEMNDRKFLYVAGSLMKTMLLILELVLKQSPEDSKEHRTARILLYKLFYDQTEEGMTHFLLNQIKSFDTHKQAKSYLADLVEIITIVIKLMEKLQERGLLRISKKLRKKRPKTVVTDDKKENGDETIRDSASVGLPVGGSSHESRNTGLEDAIDSNKVDEHTGCTMINEDQMVESTDTTHNNAAGSGSEKSNILHVVGKGEEDITMQDQVNQPASLEAKSNTVPETQQKLSDDVNDEYDHGGDYSSGDENVLTTEDDLKVSALVSTLANNSTIHNLCWLLKYYKSNSIITNNSVINLLQKICEDLELSPMLYQLSLLTTFYEILEEQKSRPCREYENIVFFLTNLVRRMLRKMKSNPLLFIEVLFWKSRRECHYLTCDSMLKELSRFKKDGKNSSGAKMTGEIGSSEANGWTRRSLADALGDDEADFPLNFSEAVRNEAEATNRSNLSLGEGAGSPTSISNDAMNEKQHSEKWKQSAGQEFQREPKRRKLQALNDESRQKLEPLFERYKDSQNCCDLIAEALDPDGKISSLQVTRALKQLGYKIPRKRKTFNKPENKKQVLESEIRLQNSDILEEGTSQRRHLHTRKRVQAFSQEQEQKIKDLFEQFKDHKRCSHMIATALDSEGTLSAAKISRKLKQLGLYVPKKRSLETNLHLMDEASDATTEGSDNSDDETLLSMRSFRSKHQGKGSSSEGRENKKIRKMPSKDASDDELLTSLLVKTKKAVPESKDGKPNINSMKISSENDTEGKDTCDSERGELDQAAAMEVAEFNNIASDVDSDVDAGILAADRSSEQDVPPGDQQLQEKFHSELSDFEDDDASLEAPITTVSRRRLRMVIDVEEDE